Proteins encoded in a region of the Malaciobacter mytili LMG 24559 genome:
- a CDS encoding D-2-hydroxyacid dehydrogenase produces the protein MKIVFLDRATLGFDISLEGFNKFGEVVIYDVTKPNETLTRVQDADIVVTNKVVINKDIIDNSKIKLICIAATGMNNVDLEYAKVKGIEVKNVAGYSTASVTQLTFSYVFYFIQKLNYYTSYVNKGNWQKSEIFTHIDKPFFELENKNWGIIGLGNIGENVAKIAKSFGCNVNYYSTSGNNKNTNYNQMSLEELLKTSDIVSVHCPLNNQTQNLLNKTNLNMMKNGAILMNLGRGGIINEEDLATIIDKKELYCGIDVVSKEPIEDNSPLLKVENKDRLALTPHIGWASIEARNRLINSIIKNIENYIL, from the coding sequence ATGAAAATAGTATTTTTAGATAGAGCAACACTTGGATTTGATATTAGTTTAGAGGGATTTAATAAATTTGGTGAAGTTGTAATATATGATGTTACAAAACCAAATGAAACACTAACTAGAGTACAAGATGCAGATATTGTTGTTACAAATAAAGTTGTAATCAATAAAGATATTATAGATAATTCTAAAATAAAACTTATTTGTATTGCTGCAACAGGAATGAATAATGTAGACCTAGAATACGCTAAAGTTAAAGGAATTGAAGTAAAAAATGTTGCAGGATATTCAACTGCTAGTGTAACACAACTTACATTTTCATATGTATTTTATTTTATTCAGAAATTAAACTACTATACTTCTTATGTAAATAAAGGCAATTGGCAAAAATCTGAAATTTTCACACATATTGACAAACCATTCTTTGAATTAGAAAACAAAAACTGGGGAATAATTGGTTTAGGAAATATTGGAGAGAATGTTGCAAAAATTGCAAAATCTTTTGGTTGTAATGTAAATTATTATTCAACTAGTGGTAATAATAAAAATACTAATTATAATCAAATGAGTTTAGAAGAATTACTTAAAACATCAGATATAGTTTCAGTTCATTGTCCTTTAAATAATCAAACACAAAATTTGTTAAATAAAACAAATTTAAATATGATGAAAAATGGTGCAATTTTAATGAATCTTGGAAGAGGTGGAATAATAAATGAAGAAGACCTTGCAACTATAATTGATAAAAAAGAGCTATATTGTGGTATTGATGTAGTATCAAAAGAACCTATTGAAGATAATTCACCATTATTAAAAGTAGAAAATAAAGACAGACTAGCATTAACACCACATATAGGTTGGGCATCGATAGAAGCAAGAAATAGACTAATAAATTCTATAATTAAAAACATAGAAAATTACATATTATAA
- a CDS encoding succinate dehydrogenase/fumarate reductase iron-sulfur subunit — protein MKIRIARYDKNKEPKAIVFEYEVSEDKTLLENLKEIKEKKDASLTFRCGCRSGVCGSCAIRVNEVERLACKTKLKENDLIQPLKNYEVIRDLVVNIDKNKQLLQNSNSFLEELSSQKVTKEDEKLIHRQSNCILCQSCYSSCPVLEVNKEFKGPFVLTRVLRYLDDKKEAQKSNKIALIQENGIWDCTLCGNCTMVCPEFIDSKSDILKLRMIATQAGYTDPNFQNFSMDFNSGFDSSGGFNPNGF, from the coding sequence ATGAAGATAAGAATTGCAAGATATGATAAAAATAAAGAGCCAAAAGCTATAGTTTTTGAATATGAAGTATCTGAAGATAAAACTTTACTTGAAAATTTAAAAGAGATAAAAGAGAAAAAAGATGCTAGCTTAACTTTTAGATGTGGGTGTAGAAGTGGAGTTTGTGGCTCTTGTGCTATTAGAGTAAATGAAGTTGAAAGATTAGCTTGTAAAACAAAATTAAAGGAAAATGATTTAATACAACCTTTAAAAAATTATGAAGTAATAAGAGATTTAGTTGTTAATATTGATAAAAATAAACAGTTATTACAAAATTCAAATAGCTTTTTAGAAGAACTAAGTAGTCAAAAAGTTACTAAAGAAGATGAAAAACTAATACATAGACAAAGCAATTGTATTTTATGCCAAAGCTGTTATAGCTCTTGCCCTGTTTTAGAAGTAAATAAAGAGTTTAAAGGACCTTTTGTTTTAACAAGAGTTCTAAGATACCTAGATGATAAAAAAGAGGCTCAAAAGAGTAATAAAATAGCATTAATTCAAGAAAATGGAATTTGGGATTGTACATTATGTGGAAATTGCACTATGGTTTGTCCCGAGTTTATAGATTCAAAAAGTGATATTTTAAAACTTAGAATGATAGCTACACAAGCAGGTTATACAGATCCAAATTTTCAAAATTTTTCTATGGATTTTAATAGTGGATTTGACTCAAGTGGTGGTTTTAATCCAAATGGTTTCTAA
- a CDS encoding response regulator, with protein MINNLRKLNILYVEDDDFIREHTTLLLKTIFKDVYTAKDGKDGILAYKQHYKEVDAIITDINMPYLSGLEMAKKINANCKLKRPIIAVSAYDCDDYGITEISENFSHYLRKPIQIKDLIKSIDKAIKGEVGDYCK; from the coding sequence ATGATAAATAATTTAAGAAAACTTAACATTTTGTATGTTGAAGATGATGATTTCATAAGAGAACATACTACCTTGCTATTAAAAACAATTTTTAAAGATGTATATACAGCTAAAGATGGTAAAGATGGAATTCTTGCATATAAGCAGCATTATAAAGAAGTAGATGCAATAATTACAGATATTAATATGCCATATTTATCTGGACTTGAAATGGCAAAAAAAATAAATGCCAATTGTAAATTAAAAAGACCTATTATTGCTGTTTCTGCTTATGATTGTGATGATTATGGAATTACAGAAATAAGTGAAAACTTTTCACATTATTTAAGAAAGCCTATACAAATTAAAGATTTAATAAAAAGTATTGATAAGGCAATAAAAGGCGAGGTCGGAGATTATTGTAAATAA
- a CDS encoding FAD-dependent oxidoreductase — translation MTDILIIGSGGAGLTVALEAKKQGLKVKVLSKNYPTFSQTCQAQGGINAILKEEESIKEFIEDTYSSSKKLANFENIKYLCENSKESILWLSSLGVPFSIDEEGNIAQRKFGGTTKKRTCYSSDYTGLKIIHTLYDTAIKENIEFLNEYLLLNLIVENKKVIGITALNIQTSEVIQEYAKCVVLATGGYAGLYTNFTTNSYSSTGDGLSAAIRAGAKLSNIEFVQFHPTALKGANILISESARGEGGYLVDNENKRFVDELKTRDEVARAIYEKVQNDEEVFLDLRHLDEKVLNEVIPQEKRVAKEFLNIDIKKELLPISPAAHYSMGGILTNSKGETTLSNLFACGECAQSGIHGANRLGGNSLLELITFGRKVAKNAIETALKEETKEYKTSKQYLNDKAFIKEVYNFPNRINFYDRKEFMGKILFKNVGIFRTDLNMKAVLSSLRQWQKEFNFMGIMDKSTYYNKNLVEFIEFGNMLELAEVLVVSAISRCESRGSHYRIDYPTQNNYFEKNSIAYKIDGILAVDFEEVK, via the coding sequence ATGACAGATATTCTTATTATTGGTTCAGGAGGAGCTGGTTTAACAGTAGCTTTAGAAGCGAAAAAACAAGGTTTAAAAGTAAAAGTTTTATCAAAAAACTACCCTACTTTCTCCCAAACTTGTCAAGCACAAGGTGGAATTAATGCAATTTTAAAAGAAGAAGAGTCTATAAAAGAGTTTATAGAAGATACTTATAGCTCTTCAAAAAAACTAGCTAATTTTGAGAATATAAAATATCTATGTGAAAACTCAAAAGAGAGTATTTTGTGGCTTAGTTCATTAGGAGTTCCTTTTTCCATAGATGAAGAAGGAAATATTGCCCAAAGAAAATTTGGAGGAACTACCAAAAAAAGAACTTGTTATAGTTCTGATTACACTGGCCTTAAAATTATTCATACTTTATATGATACTGCAATAAAAGAGAATATAGAGTTTTTAAATGAATATCTACTTTTAAATTTAATAGTTGAAAATAAAAAAGTAATAGGAATAACAGCTTTAAATATACAAACTTCAGAAGTTATACAAGAGTATGCAAAATGTGTTGTGTTAGCAACAGGAGGATATGCAGGACTTTATACTAACTTTACTACAAATTCTTACTCTTCTACAGGAGATGGTTTAAGTGCTGCTATTAGAGCTGGTGCTAAATTATCAAATATTGAGTTTGTACAATTTCACCCTACTGCTTTAAAAGGTGCAAATATACTAATTAGTGAAAGTGCAAGGGGTGAAGGTGGCTATTTAGTTGATAATGAAAATAAAAGATTTGTAGATGAATTAAAAACTAGAGATGAAGTAGCAAGGGCAATTTATGAAAAAGTTCAAAATGATGAAGAAGTTTTTTTAGATTTAAGACATTTAGATGAAAAAGTTTTAAATGAAGTAATTCCTCAAGAAAAAAGAGTTGCTAAAGAGTTTTTAAATATAGATATAAAAAAAGAACTTTTACCTATATCTCCTGCTGCTCATTATAGTATGGGAGGAATATTAACCAACAGTAAAGGAGAAACAACTTTAAGTAATCTTTTTGCTTGTGGAGAGTGTGCTCAAAGTGGAATACATGGTGCAAATAGATTAGGTGGTAACTCTTTATTAGAATTAATAACTTTTGGAAGAAAAGTTGCAAAAAATGCCATAGAAACAGCGTTAAAAGAAGAAACAAAAGAGTATAAAACTTCTAAACAATATCTAAATGATAAAGCTTTTATAAAAGAAGTGTATAACTTCCCAAATAGAATAAATTTTTATGATAGAAAAGAATTTATGGGTAAGATTCTTTTTAAAAATGTGGGGATATTTAGAACAGATTTAAATATGAAAGCAGTATTATCTAGCTTAAGACAATGGCAAAAAGAGTTCAATTTTATGGGAATTATGGATAAAAGTACATATTATAATAAAAACCTAGTAGAATTTATTGAATTTGGTAATATGCTTGAATTAGCAGAAGTTTTAGTTGTAAGTGCCATTAGTAGATGTGAAAGTAGAGGAAGTCATTATAGAATTGATTATCCAACGCAAAATAATTATTTTGAAAAAAACTCTATTGCTTATAAAATTGATGGAATTTTAGCTGTGGATTTTGAGGAAGTTAAATGA
- the bluB gene encoding 5,6-dimethylbenzimidazole synthase encodes MKNFSNKDLETLSSIIGSRRDVRGNNFINKKVSNKKLKIILESALKAPSVGYSQPWRFKLIKEDTKKQEIYNHFKKSYEKSKKKFEDRPLYKTLKLEGIKESYINIAVFYKNDKKEILGQTYMKRSGEYSVVCAICNMWLTARALNIGLGWVSIIKPKKIKKILEVPKEYKLIGYLCIGYTKEFLEEPELKTLGWEKEKSLKECILK; translated from the coding sequence ATGAAAAATTTTTCAAATAAAGATTTAGAAACCTTAAGTAGCATTATTGGCTCAAGAAGAGATGTAAGGGGCAATAATTTTATAAATAAAAAGGTTTCTAATAAAAAACTAAAGATTATTTTAGAATCTGCTTTAAAAGCTCCTTCTGTGGGCTATTCTCAGCCTTGGAGATTTAAACTTATAAAAGAAGATACCAAAAAACAAGAGATATATAACCACTTTAAAAAAAGCTATGAAAAAAGTAAAAAGAAGTTTGAAGATAGACCTTTATATAAAACTTTAAAACTTGAAGGCATAAAAGAATCTTATATAAATATAGCAGTTTTTTATAAAAATGATAAAAAAGAGATACTTGGACAAACCTATATGAAAAGAAGTGGTGAATACTCAGTGGTTTGTGCTATTTGTAATATGTGGCTAACGGCAAGAGCTTTAAATATAGGTCTTGGTTGGGTATCTATTATAAAACCTAAGAAAATAAAAAAAATCTTAGAGGTTCCAAAAGAATATAAGCTTATTGGTTACTTATGTATTGGATACACAAAAGAGTTTTTAGAAGAGCCTGAACTAAAAACACTTGGTTGGGAAAAAGAAAAAAGCTTAAAAGAGTGTATTTTAAAATAA
- a CDS encoding inorganic phosphate transporter translates to MDFETIKKMDKAVDSVLPSFAKLSLGLLFIVLVFLWSYTSHGNVPNNSFLIIGAVFGAYMAMNIGANDVANNVGPAVGSKAITMFWAIVIAAVFEAAGALIAGGDVVKTIKKGIIDPALISDPEIFIWAMTAALLSAALWLNFATSIGAPVSTTHSIVGGVMGAGIAAAGFSIVSWGTMGKIAASWVISPILGGVIAAGFLFFIKKNIMFKKDMVEAAKIFVPYLIAFMSWAFSTYLILKGVKHLIKLDFFTALIIGLIISIGVFFFVKPLIIKASVKIGNTRAGINSLFTIPLIFAAALLSFAHGANDVANAIGPLAAINDAVMNNEIATKVGIPLWVMLVGAAGIAIGLALYGPRLIKTVGSEITELDQVRAYSIAMAAAVTVIIASQLGLPVSSTHIAVGGVFGVGFLREYLDSSESKILSDIRKKFKRDKKILEKYEDELYKIEKDNNKSKSDYVRIVELYKLIDEKVEQVKKDKRDFKAKKRVKYVKRDAIKKIVAAWIITVPAAAFLSASIFFMIKGIMS, encoded by the coding sequence TTGGACTTTGAAACAATTAAAAAAATGGATAAAGCCGTAGATTCAGTCTTACCAAGCTTTGCCAAACTTTCACTAGGACTTTTATTTATAGTTTTAGTATTTTTATGGAGCTACACCTCTCATGGTAATGTTCCTAACAACTCATTTTTAATCATTGGTGCAGTATTTGGAGCTTATATGGCTATGAATATTGGTGCTAATGATGTTGCAAATAATGTGGGACCTGCTGTTGGGTCTAAAGCAATTACAATGTTTTGGGCAATAGTAATTGCAGCAGTATTTGAAGCAGCTGGGGCATTAATTGCAGGTGGAGATGTTGTTAAAACAATCAAAAAAGGAATTATTGATCCAGCTTTAATTTCTGACCCTGAAATATTTATTTGGGCAATGACAGCTGCACTTTTATCAGCAGCATTATGGCTAAACTTTGCTACTTCTATTGGAGCTCCTGTTTCAACTACTCACTCAATTGTAGGTGGAGTAATGGGTGCTGGAATTGCAGCCGCAGGTTTTTCAATTGTATCTTGGGGAACAATGGGTAAAATTGCTGCTTCTTGGGTAATCTCACCAATTCTAGGGGGAGTTATTGCAGCAGGATTTTTATTTTTTATTAAAAAAAATATAATGTTTAAAAAAGATATGGTAGAAGCCGCTAAAATCTTTGTTCCATATTTAATTGCTTTTATGTCTTGGGCCTTTTCTACATACCTTATTTTAAAAGGGGTAAAGCATCTAATTAAATTGGATTTTTTTACTGCTTTAATTATTGGTTTAATTATCTCTATAGGAGTATTTTTCTTTGTAAAACCCCTAATTATTAAAGCTTCTGTAAAAATAGGAAATACAAGAGCAGGTATAAACTCACTATTTACAATACCACTTATTTTTGCTGCTGCACTTTTATCGTTTGCACATGGAGCAAATGATGTTGCAAATGCAATTGGACCTTTAGCTGCTATTAATGATGCTGTTATGAATAATGAAATTGCAACTAAAGTTGGTATTCCTCTTTGGGTTATGCTAGTTGGTGCTGCTGGTATTGCCATTGGTCTTGCTTTATATGGACCAAGATTAATTAAAACTGTTGGTTCTGAAATTACTGAACTTGATCAAGTAAGAGCTTATTCTATTGCAATGGCAGCTGCTGTTACTGTTATAATTGCAAGTCAATTAGGACTGCCTGTATCTTCAACTCATATTGCAGTTGGGGGAGTTTTTGGAGTAGGGTTCTTAAGGGAATATCTTGATTCAAGTGAGTCTAAAATCTTAAGTGATATTAGAAAAAAATTTAAAAGAGATAAAAAGATTTTAGAAAAATATGAAGATGAACTTTATAAAATTGAAAAAGACAATAATAAAAGTAAATCTGATTATGTAAGAATTGTTGAACTTTATAAGTTAATTGATGAAAAAGTTGAACAAGTTAAAAAAGATAAAAGAGACTTTAAAGCTAAAAAAAGAGTTAAATATGTAAAAAGAGATGCAATTAAAAAAATAGTTGCAGCTTGGATTATTACTGTTCCAGCAGCTGCATTTTTATCTGCTTCTATTTTCTTTATGATAAAAGGTATTATGTCGTAG
- a CDS encoding TRAP transporter substrate-binding protein, producing the protein MKNLISKLGVISVLIIAMSMAVYAQDKVYKLKMGTTWGKTASPLIDTSIKMAELAKVMSNGQLQIRVDDATKHKSPLGILDMVKAGQYDIGHSASYYWKGKDIELLPFTSMPFGLTAPEQYAWFYHGGGLELMQKAYAKHNVLSFPGGNTGVQMGGWFRSEIKSAKDLEGLKMRIPGFAGEVMAKAGVLVTNIAPGELYTAFERNTIDALEWVGPSMDISMGFHKIAKYYYTGWHEPASELQFIVNKRAYEKLPKRLQEVLVLAFRLAAYDMYILNYDMNAKAWENMKKEFPDIKVKSFPDDVKQILQKANKQLRDEMAAKSPLLKEIFQSQEEYMKEIRQWSIISDYQYIKDNL; encoded by the coding sequence ATGAAAAATTTAATTAGCAAATTAGGCGTTATTTCTGTTTTAATTATTGCTATGAGTATGGCTGTTTATGCACAAGATAAAGTGTATAAACTAAAAATGGGTACAACTTGGGGTAAAACAGCAAGCCCTTTAATAGATACTTCTATTAAAATGGCAGAACTTGCAAAAGTTATGTCAAATGGACAACTTCAAATTAGAGTTGATGATGCAACAAAACATAAATCACCACTTGGTATTTTAGATATGGTAAAAGCAGGGCAATATGATATAGGACACTCTGCTTCATATTATTGGAAAGGTAAAGATATAGAACTTTTACCTTTTACTTCAATGCCTTTTGGATTAACTGCACCTGAACAATATGCGTGGTTTTATCATGGTGGAGGATTAGAACTTATGCAAAAAGCCTATGCAAAACATAATGTACTATCTTTTCCTGGAGGAAATACAGGTGTTCAAATGGGTGGTTGGTTTAGAAGTGAAATTAAATCAGCTAAAGATTTAGAAGGTCTAAAGATGAGAATCCCAGGATTTGCAGGTGAAGTTATGGCAAAAGCTGGTGTTTTAGTTACAAATATTGCACCAGGAGAGCTTTATACTGCTTTTGAAAGAAATACTATTGATGCACTTGAATGGGTAGGACCCTCAATGGATATTAGTATGGGATTTCATAAAATTGCTAAATATTACTATACAGGATGGCATGAGCCAGCTTCTGAGTTACAATTTATAGTAAATAAAAGAGCATATGAGAAACTTCCAAAAAGACTTCAAGAAGTATTGGTATTGGCTTTTAGACTTGCGGCTTATGATATGTATATTTTAAATTATGATATGAATGCAAAAGCTTGGGAAAATATGAAAAAAGAGTTTCCAGATATTAAAGTTAAAAGTTTTCCAGATGATGTAAAACAAATACTTCAAAAAGCAAATAAACAATTAAGAGATGAGATGGCAGCAAAATCACCATTATTAAAAGAAATTTTTCAATCTCAAGAAGAGTATATGAAAGAAATAAGACAATGGAGTATTATTTCAGATTATCAATATATTAAAGATAATTTATAA
- the asnB gene encoding asparagine synthase (glutamine-hydrolyzing): MCGILGGNFLHNNFSHALKYIENRGPDFQEIKTINKNTFCHTRLSIIDLDNEANQPMVFDEILIVFNGEIYNYQELIKEHNLHCKTKSDTEVLIRLYQKYDKEFLNYLNGMFSFCIYDIKKDSFFCARDRYGKKPFFYYYENSKFIFSSSLRSILALLEKKPSLNKVALSQYMQYFVSLGENTFYNGIKKLEAASFLTLEKNQIHIKKYYKINTYKKIKEESRALEDIEKLLFNSVEKRLTSDVEVASLLSGGIDSSLISALYTKISGKKINTFSVGYEEYENYSELNYAEITAKHIGSNHHPLVINQKDFINAFESTLEALEEPHADSAAIPLYLLTKKIKDMGIKTVLSGEGSDEIFLGYDNYAKFLKYYEFEKTLSTSQTQFLDSIIIALQNNTKESEYLRRIIKKENLYNSFAEVFTSIQKKKLFKKVPTFKSETAKKDPVDWMSYIDLKIWLGEGLLSKVDRISMANSLEVRTPFLDYNLVNYMFSVQSDIKVGNTNKYLLKKIASKYIPKEIINRTKKGFNSPFNEWIQAEYKDEILALILRVNKQSNLFNENYLKEIYHLAKSRKFKQHLWSIYIFSKWFDKEYL; this comes from the coding sequence ATGTGTGGTATTTTAGGTGGCAATTTTTTACATAATAATTTTAGCCATGCTTTAAAATATATTGAAAATAGGGGACCTGATTTTCAAGAAATTAAAACCATAAATAAAAATACTTTTTGCCATACTAGATTATCTATAATTGATTTAGATAATGAAGCAAATCAACCTATGGTTTTTGATGAGATTTTAATAGTATTTAATGGAGAGATATATAATTATCAAGAGTTAATTAAAGAGCATAATTTACACTGTAAAACAAAATCTGATACTGAAGTGCTTATAAGACTTTATCAAAAGTATGATAAGGAGTTTTTAAACTATTTAAATGGAATGTTTAGTTTTTGTATTTATGATATAAAAAAAGATAGTTTTTTTTGTGCTAGGGATAGGTATGGGAAAAAACCATTTTTTTACTATTATGAAAATAGTAAGTTTATTTTTTCTTCTTCTCTTAGATCAATTTTAGCATTATTAGAAAAAAAACCTTCATTAAATAAAGTTGCACTTTCTCAATATATGCAATACTTTGTAAGTTTAGGGGAAAATACTTTTTATAATGGAATAAAAAAGCTTGAAGCAGCCTCTTTTTTAACTTTAGAAAAAAATCAAATACATATAAAAAAATACTATAAAATTAATACCTATAAAAAAATCAAAGAGGAAAGTAGGGCATTAGAAGATATTGAAAAGCTACTTTTTAATAGTGTAGAAAAAAGATTAACTTCTGATGTTGAAGTTGCAAGTTTATTAAGTGGAGGAATAGATAGTTCACTTATTTCTGCACTTTATACTAAAATTTCAGGTAAAAAGATTAATACTTTTAGTGTAGGTTATGAGGAGTATGAAAATTATAGTGAGTTAAACTATGCAGAAATTACAGCAAAGCATATAGGCTCAAATCATCATCCCTTAGTAATTAATCAAAAGGATTTTATTAATGCTTTTGAAAGCACTTTAGAGGCTTTAGAAGAACCCCATGCAGATAGTGCAGCAATTCCTCTATACCTTTTAACAAAAAAAATAAAAGATATGGGAATAAAAACTGTACTAAGTGGAGAGGGCAGTGATGAGATATTTTTAGGTTATGATAATTATGCTAAATTTTTAAAATATTATGAGTTTGAAAAAACTTTATCAACTTCGCAAACACAATTTTTAGATTCAATAATTATTGCTTTACAAAATAATACCAAAGAGAGTGAATATTTAAGAAGAATTATAAAAAAAGAGAATTTATATAATAGTTTTGCAGAAGTTTTTACTTCAATTCAAAAGAAAAAACTCTTTAAAAAAGTTCCCACATTTAAAAGTGAAACTGCTAAAAAAGACCCGGTTGATTGGATGAGTTATATTGACCTAAAGATTTGGTTAGGGGAGGGGTTATTAAGTAAAGTTGATAGAATCTCTATGGCAAATTCTTTAGAGGTTAGAACACCCTTTTTAGACTATAATTTAGTAAATTATATGTTTAGTGTACAATCAGATATAAAAGTGGGAAATACTAATAAATATTTATTAAAAAAAATAGCTTCAAAATATATTCCAAAAGAGATAATAAATAGAACAAAAAAAGGTTTTAATTCACCTTTTAATGAGTGGATTCAAGCTGAATATAAAGATGAAATCTTAGCTTTAATTTTAAGAGTAAATAAGCAATCAAATCTTTTTAATGAAAACTATTTAAAAGAGATTTATCATTTAGCAAAATCAAGAAAATTTAAACAACATCTTTGGTCAATTTATATCTTTTCAAAATGGTTTGATAAAGAATACTTATAG
- a CDS encoding AEC family transporter, with protein sequence MIKKGYSIETLFSVLPVYFFILIGLIVKKIFKEKIDEKSYVILSFYFLQPILIFWGLTKAPIDYGFIMSPVIYFYAIFTVLFILIIISKKIFSDSKDRTIFLAVSLVGNTGNIGVPLGIALFGEQSVPYTSIINIANMFFIYIFSVYFFAKEQFSLKEAITTIFKLPGLWVAAFAICINYNSIELSKEITRVLEMGAYAAMVLQLIIFGVYLSEVKVRTMNWKLSFSISTVKQIILPIVGIYFVILSDLNVYVSSILVMQLMVPLAVNNVNLAALYSCKPYDVTASVLISTLKFTLLLYFYLELIKYFIGEY encoded by the coding sequence ATAATTAAAAAAGGCTATTCAATCGAAACATTATTTTCTGTACTTCCTGTTTATTTCTTTATTCTTATAGGATTAATTGTAAAAAAAATTTTTAAAGAAAAGATTGATGAAAAAAGTTATGTAATTTTATCTTTTTATTTTCTTCAACCTATTTTAATATTTTGGGGATTAACAAAAGCACCAATAGATTATGGATTTATTATGTCTCCTGTAATTTATTTTTATGCAATTTTTACTGTTTTATTTATTTTAATTATTATTTCAAAAAAAATTTTTAGTGATAGCAAAGATAGAACTATCTTTTTAGCAGTTTCTTTAGTGGGAAATACGGGGAATATTGGTGTACCCTTAGGCATAGCCTTATTTGGTGAGCAATCTGTTCCTTATACAAGTATTATTAATATTGCCAATATGTTTTTTATTTATATTTTTAGTGTATATTTCTTTGCTAAAGAGCAATTTAGTTTAAAAGAGGCAATTACTACTATTTTTAAACTTCCTGGTCTTTGGGTGGCAGCTTTTGCTATTTGTATTAATTATAATTCTATTGAATTAAGTAAAGAAATAACAAGAGTTTTAGAAATGGGTGCTTATGCAGCTATGGTTTTACAACTTATTATTTTTGGTGTGTATTTAAGTGAAGTAAAAGTAAGAACAATGAATTGGAAGCTATCATTTAGTATCTCAACGGTAAAGCAAATAATCCTTCCCATAGTTGGTATTTATTTTGTAATTTTAAGTGATTTAAATGTTTATGTTAGTTCTATTTTAGTAATGCAATTAATGGTTCCACTTGCAGTAAATAATGTAAATCTAGCAGCTTTATATAGTTGCAAACCTTATGATGTAACAGCATCAGTACTAATTTCTACTTTAAAATTTACGCTTCTACTTTATTTTTATTTAGAACTTATTAAATATTTTATAGGAGAGTATTAA